Proteins encoded together in one Variovorax paradoxus EPS window:
- a CDS encoding glutathione S-transferase family protein — protein MLNIWGRISSINVRKVVWCAQELGLDFQRTEAGGKFGVVQTAEYLALNPNAMVPAIDDGEGAERVTLWESNVIVRYLCAKHSHGTLYPSDLPARFDAERWMDWQQTTLNRASRDAFIQWVRTAPSERQPALIEASVRESEALFAMLDAHLAKQPYMAGERFTMADIPIGCEAHRWFGLPAAEYHRPSWPNVERWYADLLSRPGTRGVLDLGLE, from the coding sequence ATGCTCAACATCTGGGGCCGCATCAGCTCGATCAACGTCCGCAAGGTCGTGTGGTGCGCGCAGGAACTCGGCCTGGACTTCCAGCGCACCGAGGCCGGCGGCAAGTTCGGCGTGGTGCAGACGGCCGAGTACCTCGCGCTCAATCCGAATGCGATGGTGCCGGCCATCGACGACGGCGAAGGCGCCGAGCGCGTGACGCTCTGGGAGTCGAACGTGATCGTGCGCTACCTCTGCGCGAAGCATTCGCACGGCACCCTCTACCCGAGCGACCTGCCCGCGCGCTTCGATGCCGAGCGCTGGATGGACTGGCAGCAGACCACGCTCAACCGCGCGAGCCGCGACGCTTTCATCCAGTGGGTGCGCACGGCCCCTTCGGAGCGGCAGCCGGCGCTCATCGAGGCCTCGGTGCGCGAGAGCGAGGCGCTCTTCGCCATGCTCGATGCGCACCTTGCGAAGCAGCCCTACATGGCCGGCGAGCGCTTCACCATGGCCGACATTCCCATCGGCTGCGAAGCGCACCGCTGGTTCGGCCTGCCGGCCGCCGAATACCACCGGCCGAGCTGGCCGAACGTCGAGCGCTGGTACGCCGACCTCCTCTCACGCCCGGGCACGCGCGGCGTGCTCGATCTAGGACTGGAATGA
- a CDS encoding PhzF family phenazine biosynthesis protein, which produces MKSRPFKQVDVFTATAYYGNPLAVVIDGQDLDDAAMQRFAQWTNLSETTFLLPPTDAAADYRVRIFTPGGELPFAGHPTIGSCHAWLQAGGKPKAAGRVVQQCGAGLVPLRRDGDRLAFAAPPLKRSAPSPALLAKVAGALGLKAQHVVAAQVLDNGPVWFGLLLNDADAVLALQPDHRALKELGVKAGVAGVPAAHDTSLLIGRSNREARAFGNRPATPNDDGAKIDLEVRAFAEPIGVQEDPVTGSLNASLAEWLIADGHMPERYLAAQGQCLGRAGRVYIERDAEGKIWVGGDAVTCIDGSVTL; this is translated from the coding sequence ATGAAATCCCGCCCCTTCAAGCAAGTCGACGTCTTCACCGCCACCGCCTACTACGGCAACCCGCTTGCCGTGGTGATCGATGGGCAGGACCTCGACGACGCCGCGATGCAGCGCTTCGCGCAATGGACGAACCTGTCCGAGACCACGTTCCTTCTGCCGCCGACCGACGCGGCGGCCGACTACCGCGTGCGCATCTTCACGCCCGGCGGCGAGCTGCCGTTTGCGGGCCATCCGACCATCGGCAGCTGCCATGCGTGGCTGCAGGCGGGCGGCAAGCCCAAGGCGGCCGGTCGCGTGGTGCAGCAATGCGGCGCCGGCCTCGTGCCGCTGCGCCGCGACGGCGACCGCCTTGCCTTTGCCGCGCCGCCGCTCAAGCGCAGCGCGCCGAGCCCCGCGCTGCTGGCCAAGGTGGCCGGCGCCCTGGGCTTGAAGGCGCAGCACGTCGTTGCGGCGCAGGTTCTGGACAACGGACCTGTCTGGTTCGGCCTGCTGCTGAACGACGCCGACGCGGTTCTGGCGCTGCAGCCCGACCACCGCGCGCTGAAGGAGCTGGGCGTGAAGGCCGGCGTGGCGGGAGTGCCAGCGGCGCACGACACCTCGCTGCTCATCGGCCGCTCGAACCGCGAGGCGCGCGCCTTCGGCAACCGGCCCGCCACGCCGAACGACGACGGCGCGAAGATCGACCTGGAAGTGCGCGCTTTTGCCGAACCCATCGGCGTGCAGGAAGACCCGGTCACCGGCAGCCTGAACGCGAGCCTCGCCGAATGGCTGATCGCCGACGGCCACATGCCCGAGCGCTACCTCGCGGCGCAAGGCCAGTGCCTCGGCCGCGCGGGCCGCGTCTACATCGAGCGCGACGCCGAAGGAAAGATCTGGGTCGGCGGCGATGCCGTGACCTGCATCGACGGCAGCGTCACGCTCTGA